Proteins found in one Camelus bactrianus isolate YW-2024 breed Bactrian camel chromosome X, ASM4877302v1, whole genome shotgun sequence genomic segment:
- the MED12 gene encoding mediator of RNA polymerase II transcription subunit 12 isoform X8, with protein MAAFGILSYEHRPLKRPRLGPPDVYPQDPKQKEDELTALNVKQGFNNQPAVSGDEHGSAKNVNFNPAKISSNFSSIIAEKLRCNTLPDTGRRKPQVNQKDNFWLVTPRSQSAINTWFTDLAGTKPLTQLAKKVPIFSKKDEVFGYLAKYTVPVMRAAWLIKMTCAYYAAMSETKVKKRHVVDPFTEWTQIITKYLWEQLQKMAEYYRPGPAGSGGCGSTIGPLPHDVEVAIRQWDYNEKLAMFMFQDGMLDRHEFLTWVLECFEKIRPGEDELLKLLLPLLLRYSGEFVQSAYLSRRLAYFCTRRLALQLDGVSSHSSHVMSTQSTSTLPTTPTPQPPTSSTPSTPFSDLLMCPQHRPLVFGLSCILQTILLCCPSALVWHYSLTDSRIKTGSPLDHLPIAPSNLPMPEGNSAFTQQVRAKLREIEQQIKERGQAVEVRWSFDKCQEATAGFTIGRVLHTLEVLDSHSFERSDFSNSLDSLCNRIFGLGPSKDGHEISSDDDAVVSLLCEWAVSCKRSGRHRAMVVAKLLEKRQAEIEAERCGESEASDEKGSIASGSLSAPSAPIFQDVLLQFLDTQAPMLTDPRSESERVEFFNLVLLFCELIRHDVFSHNMYTCTLISRGDLAFGAPGPRPPSPFDDPADDPERKEAEGSSSSKLEDPGLSESMDIDPSSSVLFEDMEKPDFSLFSPTMPCEGKGSPSPGKPDVEKEVKPPPKEKLEGTLGVLYDQPRHVQYATHFPIPQEESCSHECNQRLVVLFGVGKQRDDARHAIKKITKDILKVLNRKGTAETDQLAPIVPLNPGDLTFLGGEDGQKRRRNRPEAFPTAEDIFAKFQHLSHYDQHQVTAQVSRNVLEQITSFALGMSYHLPLVQHVQFIFDLMEYSLSISGLIDFAIQLLNELSVVEAELLLKSSDLVGSYTTSLCLCIVAVLRHYHACLILNQDQMAQVFEGLCGVVKHGMNRSDGSSAERCILAYLYDLYTSCSHLKSKFGELFSDFCSKVKNTIYCNVEPSESNMRWAPEFMIDTLENPAAHTFTYTGLGKSLSENPANRYSFVCNALMHVCVGHHDPDRVNDIAILCAELTGYCKSLSAEWLGVLKALCCSSNNGTCGFNDLLCNVDVSDLSFHDSLATFVAILIARQCLLLEDLIRCAAIPSLLNAACSEQDSEPGARLTCRILLHLFKTPQLNPCQSDGNKPTVGIRSSCDRHLLAASQNRIVDGAVFAVLKAVFVLGDAELKGSGFTVTGGTEELPEEEGGGGSGGRRQGGRNISVETASLDVYAKYVLRSICQQEWVGERCLKSLCEDSNDLQDPVLSSAQAQRLMQLICYPHRLLDNEDGENPQRQRIKRILQNLDQWTMRQSSLELQLMIKQTPKNEMNSLLENIAKATIEVFQQSAETGSSSGNTASNMPSSSKTKPVLSSLERSGVWLVAPLIAKLPTSVQGHVLKAAGEELEKGQHLGSSSRKERDRQKQKSMSLLSQQPFLSLVLTCLKGQDEQREGLLTSLYSQVHQIVNNWRDDQYLDDCKPKQLMHEALKLRLNLVGGMFDTVQRSTQQTTEWAVLLLEIIISGTVDMQSNNELFTTVLDMLSVLINGTLAADMSSISQGSMEENKRAYMNLVKKLQKELGERQSDSLEKVRQLLPLPKPTRDVITCEPQGSLIDTKGNKIAGFDSIFKKEGLQVSTKQKISPWDLFEGLKPSAPLSWGWFGTVRVDRRVARGEEQQRLLLYHTHLRPRPRAYYLEPLPLPPEDEEPPAPALLEPEKKAPEPPKTDKPGAAPPNTEERKKKSTKGKKRSQPAAKTEDYGMGPGRSGPYGVTVPPDLLHHANPGSISHLSYRQGSIGLYTQNQPLPAGGPRVDPYRPVRLPMQKMPTRPPYPGVLPTTMTGVMGLEPSSYKTSVYRQQQPAVPQGQRLRQQLQAKIQSQGILGQSSVHQMTPSSSYGLQTSQGYTPYVSHVGLQQHAGPADPTRHLQQRPSGYVHQQAPTYGHGLTSTQRFSHQTLQQTPMIGTMAQLGAQGVQAGVRSASILPEQQQQQQQQQQQQQQQQQQQQQQQQQQQQQQQQQQQQQQYHIRQQQQQQILRQQQQQQQQQQQQQQQQQQQQQQQQQQQQQQAHQQQQQAAPPQPQPQSQPQFQRQGLQQTQQQQQTAALVRQLQQQLSNTQPQPSTNIFGRY; from the exons ATGGCGGCCTTCGGGATCTTGAGCTACGAACACCGGCCCCTGAAGCGGCCGCGGCTGGGGCCTCCCGATGTGTACCCTCAAGATCCCAAACAGAAGGAG GATGAACTCACGGCCTTGAATGTAAAACAAGGTTTCAATAACCAGCCTGCTGTCTCTGGGGATGAACATGGCAGTGCCAAGAACGTCAACTTCAATCCTGCCAAG ATCAGTTCCAACTTCAGCAGCATTATTGCAGAGAAGTTACGTTGTAACACCCTCCCTGACACTGGTCGCAGGAAGCCCCAAGTGAACCAGAAGGACAACTTCTGGCTGGTGACTCCACGATCCCAGAGTGCCATTAACACCTGGTTCACTGACCTGGCTGGCACCAAGCCACTTACACAACTAGCCAAAAAG GTCCCCATTTTCAGTAAGAAGGACGAAGTGTTTGGGTACTTAGCCAAATACACAGTGCCTGTGATGCGGGCTGCCTGGCTCATTAAGATGACTTGTGCCTACTATGCAGCAATGTCTGAGACCAAGGTTAAGAAGCGACATGTCGTTGACCCCTTCACGG AATGGACTCAGATTATTACCAAGTACTTATGGGAGCAGCTGCAAAAGATGGCTGAATACTACCGGCCAGGGCCTGCTGGAAGTGGGGGCTGTGGTTCCACTATAGGGCCCTTGCCCCATGATGTAGAGGTGGCAATCCGGCAGTGGGACTACAACGAGAAGCTGGCCATGTTCATGTTTCAG GACGGAATGCTGGACAGACATGAGTTCCTGACCTGGGTACTTGAGTGTTTTGAGAAAATCCGCCCTGGAGAGGATGAATTACTTAAACTACTGCTGCCTTTGCTGCTTCGA TACTCTGGGGAATTCGTTCAGTCTGCGTACTTGTCTCGCCGCCTTGCGTACTTCTGTACGCGGAGACTGGCCCTACAGCTGGATGGCGTGAGCAGTCACTCGTCTCATGTGATGTCCACTCAGTCAACGAGCACACTGCCCACCACCCCTACTCCTCAGCCCCCAACTAGCAGCACACCCTCTACACCCTTTAGTGACCTGCTTATGTGCCCTCAGCACCGGCCCCTGGTTTTTGGCCTCAGCTGTATCCTTCAG ACCATCCTCCTGTGTTGTCCTAGTGCCCTGGTTTGGCACTACTCACTGACTGATAGTCGAATCAAGACTGGCTCACCACTTGACCACCTGCCAATTGCCCCCTCCAACCTGCCCATGCCAGAGGGCAACAGTGCCTTCACTCAGCAG GTTCGTGCAAAGTTGCGGGAGATTGAGCAGCAGATCAAGGAGCGGGGACAGGCTGTTGAGGTTCGCTGGTCTTTTGATAAGTGCCAGGAAGCGACTGCAG GCTTCACCATTGGACGAGTGCTCCATACTTTGGAAGTGCTGGACAGCCATAGTTTTGAACGTTCGGACTTCAGCAATTCACTTGACTCCCTTTGTAACCGAATCTTTGGATTGGGGCCTAGCAAGGATGGGCACGAG ATCTCCTCAGATGATGATGCTGTGGTATCATTACTGTGTGAATGGGCTGTCAGCTGCAAGCGCTCTGGTCGGCATCGTGCTATGGTGGTAGCCAAACTGCTGgagaagaggcaggcagagatTGAGGCTGAG CGTTGTGGAGAATCTGAAGCCTCAGATGAAAAGGGTTCCATCGCCTCTGGCTCCCTTTCTGCTCCCAGTGCTCCCATTTTCCAGGATGTCCTCCTACAGTTTCTGGACACACAGGCTCCCATGCTGA CGGACCCCCGGAGTGAGAGTGAGCGGGTAGAATTCTTTAACCTGGTACTGCTGTTCTGTGAACTGATTCGACATGATGTTTTCTCCCACAACATGTATACTTGCACCCTCATCTCCCGAGGGGACCTTGCCTTTGGAGCCCCTGGTCCCCGGCCTCCCTCTCCTTTTGACGACCCTGCCGATGACCCTGAGCGCAAGGAGGCtgagggcagcagcagcagcaagctGGAG GATCCAGGGCTCTCAGAGTCTATGGACATCGATCCTAGCTCCAGTGTGCTCTTTGAGGACATGGAGAAGCCTGACTTCTCA TTGTTCTCCCCTACTATGCCCTGTGAGGGCAAGGGCAGTCCATCCCCTGGGAAGCCAGATGTTGAGAAGGAGGTGAAGCCCCCACCCAAGGAGAAGCTAGAAGGGACCCTTGGGGTTCTTTATGACCAGCCGCGGCATGTGCAGTATGCCACGCACTTTCCCATCCCCCAG GAGGAGTCATGCAGCCATGAGTGCAACCAGCGGTTGGTCGTACTGTTTGGGGTGGGAAAGCAGCGCGATGATGCCCGCCATGCCATCAAGAAAATTACCAAGGATATCCTGAAGGTTCTGAACCGCAAGGGGACCGCGGAAACTG ACCAGCTTGCTCCTATTGTGCCTCTGAATCCTGGAGACCTGACATTCTTAG GTGGGGAGGATGGGCAGAAGCGGCGACGCAACCGGCCTGAAGCCTTCCCCACTGCTGAGGACATCTTTGCTAAGTTCCAGCACCTTTCTCATTATGACCAACACCAGGTCACGGCTCAG GTCTCCCGGAACGTTCTGGAGCAGATCACGAGCTTCGCCCTTGGCATGTCATACCACTTGCCTCTCGTGCAGCACGTGCAGTTCATCTTCGACCTCATGGAGTATTCACTCAGCATCAGTGGCCTCATCGACTTTGCCATACAG CTACTGAATGAACTGAGTGTCGTGGAGGCCGAGTTGCTTCTCAAATCCTCGGACCTGGTGGGCAGCTACACTACCAGCCTGTGCCTGTGCATTGTGGCTGTCCTGAGGCACTACCACGCCTGCCTCATCCTCAACCAGGACCAGATGGCACAGGTCTTTGAGGG GCTGTGTGGCGTCGTGAAGCATGGGATGAACCGGTCCGATGGCTCCTCTGCGGAACGCTGTATCCTTGCTTATCTCTATGATCTGTACACCTCCTGTAGCCATTTAAAGAGCAAATTTGGGGAGCTCTTCAG CGACTTCTGCTCCAAGGTGAAGAACACCATCTACTGCAACGTGGAGCCGTCAGAATCCAACATGCGCTGGGCGCCCGAGTTCATGATTGACACTCTGGAGAACCCGGCCGCTCACACTTTCACCTACACGGGGCTAGGCAAGAGTCTTAGTGAGAACCCTGCTAACCGCTACAGCTTTGTCTGCAATGCCCTTATGCACGTCTGTGTGGGGCACCATGATCCCGATAG GGTGAATGACATCGCCATCCTGTGTGCAGAGCTGACGGGCTATTGCAAGTCGCTGAGTGCGGAGTGGCTGGGGGTGCTTAAGGCCTTGTGCTGCTCCTCTAACAATGGCACCTGTGGTTTCAACGACCTCCTCTGCAACGTGGAT GTCAGTGACCTGTCGTTTCACGACTCACTGGCTACTTTTGTCGCCATCCTCATCGCTCGGCAGTGTTTGCTCTTAGAGGATCTGATTCGCTGCGCGGCCATCCCTTCCCTCCTTAATGCTG CCTGCAGTGAACAGGACTCGGAACCAGGGGCCCGGCTTACCTGCCGTATTCTCCTCCACCTTTTCAAGACACCTCAACTCAATCCTTGCCAGTCGGACGGAA ACAAGCCTACAGTAGGAATCCGCTCCTCCTGTGACCGCCACCTGCTGGCTGCCTCCCAGAACCGCATCGTGGATGGAGCTGTGTTTGCTGTTCTCAAGGCTGTGTTTGTACTTG GGGATGCGGAACTGAAGGGGTCGGGCTTCACTGTGACAGGAGGAACAGAAGAACttccagaggaggagggaggaggtggcagtGGCGGTCGGAGGCAGGGTGGCCGCAACATCTCTGTGGAGACAGCAAGTCTGGATGTCTATGCCAAGTACGTGCTACGCAGCATCTGCCAGCAG GAATGGGTAGGAGAACGTTGCCTTAAATCGCTGTGTGAGGACAGCAATGACCTGCAAGACCCAGTGTTGAGTAGTGCCCAGGCCCAGCGCCTCATGCAGCTCATCTGCTACCCACATCGACTGCTAGACAACGAGGATGGGGAGAACCCCCAGCGGCAGCGCATTAAGCGTATTCTCCAG AACTTGGACCAGTGGACCATGCGCCAGTCTTCCTTGGAGCTGCAGCTCATGATCAAGCAGACCCCTAAAAAT GAGATGAATTCCCTCCTAGAGAACATCGCCAAGGCCACAATCGAGGTTTTCCAGCAATCAGCAGAGACAGGGTCATCTTCTGGAAACACTGCGAGCAACATGCCCAGCAGCAGCAAGACCAAGCCTGTGCTCAG CTCCTTAGAGCGCTCTGGTGTATGGCTGGTGGCGCCTCTCATTGCCAAACTGCCCACCTCGGTCCAGGGGCACGTGTTAAAGGCTGCTGGGGAAGAACTGGAGAAGGGCCAGCACCTTGGTTCCTCTTCCCGCAAAGAACGTGATCGACAAAAGCAGAAGAG CATGTCCCTGTTGAGCCAGCAGCCCTTCTTATCCCTCGTGCTGACATGTCTCAAAGGGCAGGATGAGCAGCGTGAGGGACTCCTTACCTCCCTCTACAGCCAGGTGCACCAG ATTGTGAATAATTGGCGAGATGACCAGTACTTAGATGATTGCAAACCAAAGCAGCTAATGCACGAGGCCCTCAAACTGCGGCTCAACCTG GTGGGGGGCATGTTTGACACGGTGCAGCGCAGCACCCAGCAGACCACAGAGTGGGCTGTGCTCCTCCTGGAGATCATCATCAGCGGCACTGTCGACATGCAGTCCAACAA TGAGCTCTTCACCACAGTCTTGGACATGCTGAGTGTGCTCATCAATGGAACACTGGCCGCGGATATGTCCAGCATCTCCCAAGGCAGCATGGAGGAAAACAAACGTGCCTATATGAATCTGGTGAAGAAGCTGCAG AAGGAGTTGGGGGAGCGCCAGTCAGACAGTCTAGAAAAAGTTCGCCAGCTGCTGCCACTGCCCAAGCCGACCCGAGATGTCATCACATGTGAGCCACAGGGCTCCCTTATCGACACCAAGGGCAACAAGATTGCTGGCTTCGACTCCATCTTCAAGAAGGAG GGTCTGCAGGTTTCCACCAAACAAAAGATCTCTCCCTGGGATCTTTTTGAGGGCTTGAAGCCATCAGCACCACTGTCTTGGGGCTGGTTTGGAACAGTGCGGGTGGACCGGCGCGTGGCCCGCGGAGAGGAGCAACAGCGGCTGCTGCTCTACCACACGCACCTGAGGCCGCGGCCCCGTGCCTATTACCTGgagccgctgccgctgccgccggaAGATGAAgagccccctgcccctgccctgctggAGCCTGAGAAAAAGGCTCCAGAACCCCCCAAAACCGACAAACCTGGGGCTGCCCCACCCAACACTGAGGAACGCAAGAAGAAGTCCACCAAGGGCAAGAAACGCAGCCAGCCTGCCGCCAAGACAGAG GACTATGGAATGGGCCCGGGCCGCAGTGGCCCCTATGGAGTGACAGTGCCTCCAGACCTCCTGCACCACGCCAACCCTGGCTCCATATCCCACCTTAGCTACAGGCAGGGCTCCATAGGCCTGTATACCCAGAACCAGCCACTACCGGCAG GCGGCCCTCGCGTGGACCCATACCGCCCTGTGCGGTTACCTATGCAGAAGATGCCAACCCGACCACCTTACCCTGGAGTGCTGCCCACGACCATGACTGGCGTCATGGGGCTGGAACCCTCCTCCTACAAGACCTCCGTGTACCGGCAGCAGCAGCCTGCAGTGCCCCAAGGACAGCGCCTTCGCCAACAGCTCCAGGCAAAGATA CAGAGTCAGGGGATATTGGGACAGTCGTCTGTCCATCAGATGACTCCCAGCTCTTCCTACGGTTTGCAGACCTCCCAG ggctATACTCCTTATGTTTCTCATGTGGGATTACAGCAACACGCAGGCCCCGCAG ATCCTACTCGCCACCTGCAACAGCGGCCCAGTGGCTATGTGCACCAGCAGGCCCCAACCTACGGACACGGGCTGACCTCCACTCAAAG GTTTTCACACCAGACCCTGCAGCAAACGCCCATGATAGGCACCATGGCCCAGCTGGGCGCGCAGGGCGTCCAGGCCGGCGTCCGGTCGGCTTCCATTCTgcctgagcagcagcagcagcagcagcaacagcagcagcagcagcagcagcaacaacagcagcagcagcagcagcagcagcagcagcagcagcagcagcagcagcagcagcagcagcaacagtaCCACAtccggcagcagcagcagcagcagatccTGCGG cagcagcagcagcagcaacagcagcagcagcagcagcagcagcaacagcagcagcagcagcagcagcagcagcagcagcaacaacaacaagcacaccagcagcagcagcaggcggctccgccccagccccagccccagtcccagcccCAG TTCCAGCGCCAGGGGCTTCAGCAGACGCAGCAACAACAACAGACAGCGGCTTTGGTCCGGCAACTCCAACAACAGCTCTCCA ATACCCAGCCACAGCCCAGTACCAACATATTTGGACGCTACTGA